TTCCTTCTATAATTTTAATTCGTTTGCTTTCTTCACCAGCTTCGTGGCATCTTCACGAATATTTTTTCCGCTCAAATCGATGCTTGCGTAGCTCTTTTTGTATTTATCCCGGCTGTATCGGTAGGCTTTATCGTAGTAGTTGAGCAACATCGCAGCCACCTGTTCCAACTGATTCGTTTGATACAACTCGAGAATGAGATTTGTCCGTTCTTCTCCCAGACGTTTATGCAGTGAGTTAATGGCGTTTGTCATTCTGGATCTTTCCAGTTGTCCGTAGTCCTTGACAACTCGTTTAATGCGCTGTTCCACCGGAACCTCTATTTCAATGATTCGGGCCTGATTCATCGCTTTCCAGAAGGGATCAGGTAAAAACACGTGCCCGATGCTTTTGCTTTCGCCCTCGACCCAAATGCGTTTTTCGCAGTTGAGTTTTCGCAAAGCTGCTAGTAAATCGTTTTGAAATTGTTGAGTGGTAGGCTGGTCGGCTTGTCCAACGCCGCCAAAAACCGAACCCCGGTGGTTGGCCAACCCTTCCAGATCGAGAATCTGCTCGCCCTGGCGGGCCAGTTCCTGTATCATTTCCGTTTTCCCACTACCAGTAAATCCCTCCAGTACAATTAAGTTTGGAATTGCGGCGAATTCATCCAGCAGTAGATTGCGATATGCCTTATAGCCTCCTTTCAATGTAAAACACTGAATGCCCATGCGCTCAAACAGCCAGGCCATACTTTCCGAACGCATGCCGCCACGCCAGCAATGAACCAACAATTCTCCATTACCCGCTAACGCTTGAGCCTCCTTCACAAACCCGGACATCTTCGGTCCAACAATGTCCAAACCGCGCTCAATGGCTTCCGTTCTTCCCTGTTGCTTGTAAATTGTTCCAATTTCGGCTCGTTCTTCATTCCCAAAAAGGGCAATGTTTACCGCTCCCGGAATGTGTCCCTCGGCGTATTCGGCCGGAGAGCGAACGTCAACTACCGGAGTATTTTCTGCTTTGTCAAGAAATTCGTTGGGAGACAGTATTTGCATCGAGTGAAATTTGGCACAAAATTATGCTTTTCGGAGTGGAAAACAAGGGGA
This Prolixibacter sp. NT017 DNA region includes the following protein-coding sequences:
- the mnmH gene encoding tRNA 2-selenouridine(34) synthase MnmH, whose protein sequence is MQILSPNEFLDKAENTPVVDVRSPAEYAEGHIPGAVNIALFGNEERAEIGTIYKQQGRTEAIERGLDIVGPKMSGFVKEAQALAGNGELLVHCWRGGMRSESMAWLFERMGIQCFTLKGGYKAYRNLLLDEFAAIPNLIVLEGFTGSGKTEMIQELARQGEQILDLEGLANHRGSVFGGVGQADQPTTQQFQNDLLAALRKLNCEKRIWVEGESKSIGHVFLPDPFWKAMNQARIIEIEVPVEQRIKRVVKDYGQLERSRMTNAINSLHKRLGEERTNLILELYQTNQLEQVAAMLLNYYDKAYRYSRDKYKKSYASIDLSGKNIREDATKLVKKANELKL